DNA from Chitinophagales bacterium:
ATGTACCTTATCGACCTCATCTGCGATAGCCATAAGTGCTGGCATTACTCCAAATGGTTTTCCCAGATAATCCATGTCTAAGCCTGCAATTACTATTCTTATTCCTTTGGCTGCCAATTTATTGCATACCTCTGGAAGATTCTCATCGAAAAACTGAGCCTCGTCAATACCGATAACATCTTTATCTTCCCCAAGTAATAAGATAGATTCAGAGTTAGAAACTGCTAAAGAAGGTATTTTCTGATTCGAATGCGACACGACCTCACTTTCACTATATCGAGTATCTAATATGGGCTTGAAAATCTCCACCTGCTTTTTGGCTATTATAGCCCGATTCAATCTTCGAATTAACTCCTCTGTTTTACCAGAAAACATGGAACCACAAATTACTTCTATTCTTCCATGAAAATTTCCGTTTCTTTGCACTAAATGAATATTTTAGAGCAATAATACAATAATTATCGAATCTATGAGTAATAATTCTGAAATCTCAATTGACGATTTAATTAAAAGAATTTACAAGTCCTATGTAGAAATTAAAGTAGGTGAGTTTAGAGAAATAGATCGCGACCTGTTACTCAGTGATATTGGACTATTGTACACGAGTATAAAAAATCTTTATCCATCGAATGAAATACCTGCCATTGAGTTTGATCTTAGTCAAAAAGCGCCTAGTATAGAAATTGAAAATAGTAAAACTAAATCAGATTTCAAAGCAGAATCTATTGATAAAAATGAAGATATCCGCGAAGGAATAGATGATTCAAAGAAAAATGTAAGCGTGGAAGAAAACCAAATTCCAACAAAAGAAGAAAAAACAACCGTAATTGATCTTTCTATATTTGAAGATGCTGAGCAATTGACAACAAATGAAACAATGGATTCGAACCTCGTTGATCGGAAATCTGACAATACGAGTAGTCCTGTTTTAAAAGGATTCCAATCAGAAGTTAAACCCACTGAACAAAAACTTCAAGACCTGCAAAGTGTGCCAAAAGTAGTCAATTTGGAATCTGAAAAAGAATCAATAAAAAAGGTTGAACTCAAATCTAATATAGAAGAGGTAATAGAGAATGATAAAAAGAGCAAAAGCGACATTATGGACTTT
Protein-coding regions in this window:
- a CDS encoding thymidine kinase, with product MFSGKTEELIRRLNRAIIAKKQVEIFKPILDTRYSESEVVSHSNQKIPSLAVSNSESILLLGEDKDVIGIDEAQFFDENLPEVCNKLAAKGIRIVIAGLDMDYLGKPFGVMPALMAIADEVDKVHAVCMQCGEPALFSHRLVKVNSTILLGEKGEYEPRCRFCNKI